Proteins encoded together in one Glandiceps talaboti chromosome 11, keGlaTala1.1, whole genome shotgun sequence window:
- the LOC144441975 gene encoding nucleoside diphosphate kinase homolog 7-like yields MQRLQTCAFKTWQKCTLFGPKVPPACRKTLYFDLAKPHVRFFHGFDNSFGTHFPRLRHLGFFYLARDGRQQRAQNLLTDVHLQLYKKQQSCSSVLVQAKREFCTEKSDKVSNMDDRYAFVAEWYDANAALCRRYQFMFYTADNTIEMFDIKNRRLFLKRSKCEGISLQDLFIGASVNIHSRQLSFIDYGDEFTRNKLSQQKERSLAMIKPDAVTKVGHIMDMIFRDGLLISKAVMTRVTRAEAQEFYIMHEQKPFYNELVQYLTSGNIIPMELMGQGAVQRWRNLAGPTDSAVARSDAPNSVRARFGTDKQTNAVHGADSLENAEREANFFFARGPRPNTATLTDCTCCVIKPHAVLSGHAGKIICAIQDAGFTISALQMFNIDRANAEEFYEVYKGVVGEYIDMVTELISGPCIALEIVGRGANTPIEFREFVGPADPEVAKHLRPRTLRAMFGADKIKNAVHCTDLPEDGVLETEYFFRILAQ; encoded by the exons ATGCAACGTCTACAGACCTGTGCGTTTAAAACATGGCAAAAATGCACTCTGTTTGGACCGAAAGTGCCACCTGCGTGTCGGAAGACACTGTACTTTGACTTAGCTAAACCCCATGTCAG ATTTTTCCACGGGTTCGACAACAGCTTCGGAACCCACTTCCCCCGTCTCCGCCATCTTGGTTTCTTCTACTTAGCACGAGATGGTCGCCAGCAGAGGGCGCAAAACCTATTAACGGATGTGCATCTTCAGTTATATAAAAA ACAACAAAGCTGCAGTTCAGTGCTAGTGCAAGCTAAACGGGAATTTTGCACCGAAAAGTCAGATAAAGTG TCAAACATGGATGACAGATACGCATTCGTAGCCGAGTGGTATGATGCTAATGCAGCACTGTGTAGAAGATATCAATTTATGTTTTATACAGCAGACAACACCATTGAAATG TTCGACATAAAGAACAGGCGTTTATTCTTGAAGCGTTCAAAGTGTGAGGGGATTAGCCTACAAGATCTATTTATTGGTGCATCAGTCAATATCCACTCTAGACAGCTAAGTTTTATTGACTATGGTGATGAGTTCACAAGAAATAAACTTAGTCAGCAAAAAGAAAG atcCTTAGCTATGATAAAGCCAGATGCCGTGACCAAAGTAGGCCATATCATGGATATGATTTTCCGGGATGGGTTGCTTATTAGCAAGGCTGTCATGACCAGAGTAACAAGAGCGGAAGCCCAGGAGTTTTACATCATGCATGAACAGAAACCATTCTACAA TGAACTTGTCCAGTATTTAACCAGTGGTAATATTATACCTATGGAACTGATGGGTCAGGGTGCTGTCCAGCGCTGGAGGAACCTGGCAGGACCTACAGACAGTGCTGTTGCTAGGAGTGATGCTCCTAACAGTGTTAGGGCAAGATTTGGTACAG ATAAACAAACCAATGCAGTTCATGGTGCAGACTCATTAGAAAATGCAGAAAGAGAGGCTAACTTCTTCTTTGCTAGAGGACCAAGACCAAACACAGCTACACTGACAGATTGTACATGCTGTGTTATCAAACCACATGCAGTGTTATCAG GCCACGCTGGTAAAATCATTTGTGCCATCCAGGATGCAGGGTTTACAATCTCAGCCCTTCAGATGTTCAACATAGATAGAGCTAATGCTGAGGAGTTCTACGAAGTGTACAAGGGTGTTGTTGGAGAATACATT gATATGGTTACAGAGTTGATATCTGGACCATGCATTGCATTGGAAATCGTTGGAAGGGGTGCAAACACTCCAATAGAATTCCGTGAATTTGTTGGTCCAGCAGATCCTGAAGTAGCCAAACATTTGCGACCACGTACCTTGCGTGCTATGTTTGGTGCCGATAAGATCAAGAATGCTGTTCATTGCACGGATCTTCCTGAGGATGGTGTTTTGGAAACAGAGTACTTCTTCCGTATTTTAGCCCAGTAA
- the LOC144442826 gene encoding phospholipid scramblase 2-like, giving the protein MADPNQPGYGQPPPPGQQGYGQPPPPGQQGYGQPPPPPGQQGYGQPPPQGYGQPPPQGYTQPGQPAYGQPQPAPGPGGAQWMQAPQPPPNCPPGLEYMTQIDQLLVHQQVELLEAFTGFETNNKYSIKNSMGQRVYFAAEDTDCCTRQCCGSARPFDMKILDNSQREVIHLHRPLRCSSCWYPCCLQELEVQSPPGTTVGYVKQAWSVILPKFYIQNANRDTQLVIEGPFCTWNLCGDVEFQVLSADGSTQVGKISKQWSGLGKELFTDADNFGITFPMDLDVSIKAVMLGACFLIDFMFFEKSGNKDDQHTGGMW; this is encoded by the exons GTTATGgtcaaccaccaccaccaggcCAGCAAGGGTATggccaaccaccaccaccaggaCAACAAGGTTATggccaaccaccaccaccaccaggtCAGCAAGGTTACGGCCAACCACCACCTCAAGGGTATGGTCAACCACCACCCCAGGGATATACTCAGCCTGGACAGCCAGCCTATGGACAGCCCCAACCTGCTCCAGGCCCAGGTGGAGCACAGTGGATGCAAGCTCCACAACCTCCACCTAACTGTCCTCCTGGGTTAGAATACATGACTCAGATTGATCAGCTATTAGTCCACCAACAAGTAGAGCTCTTGGAAG CTTTCACTGGATTTGAAACCAACAACAAGTATAGCATTAAGAATAGTATGGGACAGAGAGTTTACTTTGCTGCTGAAG ACACTGATTGTTGTACAAGGCAGTGTTGTGGATCAGCTCGTCCTTTTGATATGAAGATCTTGGATAACTCACAAAGAGAAGTAATCCATCTGCACAGACCTCTTAGATGTTCCAGTTGCTGGTACCCATG CTGTCTACAGGAACTAGAAGTGCAGTCACCTCCAGGAACCACAGTTGGGTATGTTAAACAGGCATGGAGTGTCATCTTGCCTAAGTTCTACATCCAGAATGCCAACAGAGATACTCAACTTGTGATTGAAGGACCATTCTGTACATGGAATCTGTGTGGTGATGTCGAATTCCAG GTATTGTCAGCTGATGGATCTACCCAGGTTGGCAAGATTTCCAAGCAGTGGTCTGGACTTGGCAAGGAATTGTTTACAGATGCTGATAACTTTGGAATTACATTCCCAATGGATCTGGATGTCAGCATCAAGGCTGTCATGCTGGGTGCCTGCTTCCTTATT GATTTCATGTTCTTTGAGAAGAGTGGCAACAAGGATGACCAACATACTGGAGGAATGTGGTAG